From one Rhodamnia argentea isolate NSW1041297 chromosome 1, ASM2092103v1, whole genome shotgun sequence genomic stretch:
- the LOC115740305 gene encoding uncharacterized protein LOC115740305, with protein MMMNTNCIDCIDVQNPLKISKALVKHRQWAESDARFLRMISASARDGAVGGGRDPFVDGYVCRQRFLRSYKFSQKEETVAQRTKKWLRGAKQSAAAQSTSKEEGKNENKGKKKNKKKKSIGDGSCSFLEAVFNFLFLCVAKVDVDDVVLRTRPAKA; from the coding sequence ATGATGATGAACACGAACTGCATCGACTGCATAGACGTGCAGAACCCGCTGAAGATAAGCAAGGCCCTGGTCAAGCACCGCCAGTGGGCCGAGTCCGACGCCAGGTTCTTGAGGATGATCAGCGCGAGCGCGAGGGACGGTGCCGTCGGCGGCGGCCGCGACCCCTTCGTCGACGGGTACGTGTGCCGGCAGAGGTTTCTGAGGAGCTACAAGTTTAGCCAGAAGGAGGAGACGGTGGCTCAGAGAACCAAGAAGTGGTTGAGGGGGGCGAAGCAGAGCGCTGCCGCGCAGTCCACGTCGAAGGAGGAGGGCAAGAACGAGAACAAGggcaagaagaagaataagaagaagaagagcattGGCGACGGTTCTTGCTCGTTTCTTGAGGCTGTCTTCAACTTTCTGTTCCTGTGCGTCGCCAAAGTGGACGTCGACGATGTGGTTCTTCGGACTCGGCCGGCCAAGGCTTGA